The sequence GACCCGGCGCACCCGGGCAAGTCCAACCTCGTGTGGACGGCCGGTCACTGTGTGCACGCCGGGAAGAAGGGCGGCTGGTACCGCAACCTCGCGTTCGTGCCGTCGTACAACAACCAGGCCCTGTCGGCGACCGGACTGCAGAACGCCAGCCGGTCCCAGGTCGCCCCGTACGGCGTGTGGTGGGCGGACGCGGCGAAGACCTCGCAGCAGTGGATCAGCGAGGGCGGCAAGACGGGCGGTGCCGGTGCCGCGTACGACTTCGCGGTCATCCATGTGACGCCGGAGCAGGGCAGCGGCGGCAAGTCGCTGGAGGAGACGGTCGGCGGGGCGCTGCCGGTCGACTTCGACGCGCCGGCCGTGGCGAAGGTGAGCAGTGTGACGGCGTCCGGTTACCCGGCGGCGGCGCCGTACGACGGCGGGCTGCTGTACCGCTGCCAGGACAAGCCGGGCCGGCTGTCCCTCGAACAGTCCGACCCGACGATGTACCGGATCGGCTGCACGATGACCGGTGGTGCGTCCGGCGGCGGCTGGGTGGAGACCGGCGCCGACGGCAAGCCCGCGCTGGTGTCCAACACGTCCATCGGCCCGGTGAACGCGGGCTGGCTGGCCGGCCCGCGGCTGGGCGAGGTGGCCAAGAGCGTCTACGACTCGGTGAGCGAGCAGTTCGCCGGGCACTGAGCCCGACGGTGCCCTGCGCACGGCGAGGACCCGCCACCCGAGGGGGGTGGCGGGCCCTGTTACTGCCGTGGGTCAGGCGGAGACCGGTGTGTACGGTGCCAGGTCCGCCGCCAGTTCCTCGTGCACCCGGACCTTGAGCAGGGTGCCCTCCGCGGTGTGCTCCTCGGAGATCACCTCGCCCTCGGCGTGCGCACGGGCGACCAGCTTGCCGTGGGTGTAGGGCACGAGCGCCGTGGTCTCCACCGCGGGACGGGGCAGCTCGTCGTCGATCAGGGCGAGGAGTTCCGCGATGCCCTGGCCGGTGCGCGCCGAGACGGCGATCGAGCGCTTCTCGACCCGCAGCAGCCGCTGGAGGACCAGCGGGTCGGCCGCGTCCGCCTTGTTGATCACGACGATCTCGGGCACGTCGGTGGCGCCGACGTCCCGGATCACCTCGCGCACGGCGGCGAGCTGCTCCTCCGGGGTCGGGTGCGAGCCGTCCACCACGTGCAGGATCAGGTCGGAGTCGCCGACCTCCTCCATGGTGGAGCGGAACGCCTCGACCAGGTGGTGCGGCAGGTGCCGGACGAAGCCGACGGTGTCGGCCAGCGTGTACAGCCGGCCGCTCGGGGTCTCGGCCCGGCGGACGGTCGGGTCCAGGGTCGCGAAGAGCGCGTTCTCGACCAGGACGCCGGCGCCGGTGAGGCGGTTGAGCAGGGAGGACTTGCCGGCGTTGGTGTAGCCCGCGATGGCGACGGACGGCACCTTGTTGCGCCGGCGCTCCTGGCGCTTGACCTCGCGGCCGGTCTTCATCTCCGCGATCTCCCGGCGCATCTTCGCCATCTTCTCGCGGATCCGGCGCCGGTCCGTCTCGATCTTGGTCTCACCGGGGCCACGCGTGGCGAGGCCGCCGCGACCGCCGCCCATCTGCCGGGACAGCGACTGACCCCAGCCGCGCAGCCGCGGCAGCATGTACTGCATCTGCGCGAGCGCGACCTGCGCCTTGCCCTCACGGGACTTGGCGTGCTGGGCGAAGATGTCCAGGATCAGGGCCGTACGGTCGATGACCTTGACCTTGGTCACGTCCTCCAGCTGGATCAGCTGGCCCGGGCTCAGCTCACCGTCGCAGATGACGGTGTCCGCGCCCGTTTCGAGGACGACGTCCCGCAGCTCGGCGGCCTTGCCGGAGCCGATGTAGGTGGCCGCGTCGGGCTTGTCCCGGCGCTGGATGACGCCGTCGAGCACGAGCGCGCCCGCGGTCTCCGCGAGGGCGGCCAGCTCCGCGAGGGAGTTCTCGGCGTCCCGCGCGGTGCCGGTGGTCCACACGCCGACGAGCACGACCCGCTCCAGGCGGAGCTGGCGGTACTCGACCTCGGTGACGTCCTCCAGCTCGGTGGACAGGCCGACGACGCGGCGCAGGGCCGCGCGCTCCGAGCGGTCGAACTGGTCACCGTCCCGCTCGCCGTCGATCTCGTGGCTCCAGGCGACGTCCTCTTCCATCAGGGCATCGGCCCGAAGACCCTCGGGATAGGCGTGCGCGAGGCGCTTGGTGTCCTGGGAAGGGGAAGAAGAGGAGGTCATTGGATCCTTACGTCGATGGAGTTGCCGTTACGGCGTCGGTGCGGCGGTCGTAATCGGCCGCTCGCCTGGTTCAACGTACGGGTACCCCGGGAGATTCCCGTGTCCCGTCCGTGCGCCGACTCGTAGATGGTCGCACGGGACGGTGCGTCTCGTCACCGGGTTATCGCCGGAGGTGGGGCTCGGCCGCCTTGGCCGCCGCCGTCGGCTTCCAGTCCGGGTGGCCGGGCATCGGCGGGGTCTTCCGGTCGTAGAGCCAGGGCCGCAGGAAGTCGCCGAGGTCGCGGCCGGCGACGGCCGAGGCCAGCCGGACGAAGTCGCCGGTGGTGGCGGTGGCGTCGCGGTGCTCCCGGACCCAGAGGCGCTCCAGCCGCTCGAAGGCCGGCCGGCCGATCTCCTGCCGCAGGGCGTAGAGGATGAGGGCGGCGCCGTCGTAGACGTTGGGCCGGAAGAGGTCGATCTTCTGGCCGGGGGCGGGCGGCTTGGGCCGGGCGGGCGGGCCGCCGGCCTCGCGCCAGCGGTCGGAGGCGCCGTACGCGGCCTTCATCCGCGCCTCCATGGGCCGGTTCGCGGTCTCCTCGCTGTACAGCGCCTCGTACCAGGTGGCGTGCCCCTCGTTCAGCCAGACGTCGGACCAGGCGCGCGGGGTGACGCTGTCGCCGAACCACTGGTGGGACAGCTCGTGCACCATGATCGATTCCAGGTACCACTTCGGGTAGCCGGGCTCGGTGAACAAGCTCTTCTCGAAGAGGGAGAGGGTCTGTGTCTCCAGTTCGAAGCCCGTGGACGCCTGCGCCATGAGCACGCCGTACGTCTCGAAGGGGTACTGGCCGATCTTGCTCTCCATCCAGGCGATCTGGCCGGGCGTCTTCGCGAGCCACGGTTCGAGCTTCTCGCGGTCGGTGGCGGGGACGACGTCGCGCAGGGGCAGCCCGTGCGGTCCCTCGCGGCGGACCACGGCGGAACGGCCGATGGACACCTGGGCGAGTTCGGTGGCCATGGGGTGCCGGGTGCGGTAGGTCCAGGTGGTGGTGGGGCCGTCCCGGTCCGCTCCGCCGGGCAGGCCGTTGGCCACGACCGTGTAGGCGTTGGGCGCGGTGACCCGGAAGGTGAACATGGCCTTGTCGGACGGGTGGTCGTTGGAGGGGAACACCAGGTGGGCGGCGTCGGCCTGGTTGGCCATGGCGAGCCCGTCGGCGGTGCGCACCCAGCCGCCCTGCTCGTCCTTGCCGTAGACGGGGTCGCTGGTGTGCCGCACGGTGATCCGGAACCAGCGGCCCTCGGTCAGCGGGTGGTGCGGGGTGACGACCAGGTCCTCGCCGGCGCTGGTGAAGCCGGCCGGGAGTCCGTCGACCTCCACCGAGCGCACGGTGCCGTGGGTGAAGTCGAGGTTCACGCGCTCCAGGTCGGCGGTGGTCCAGGCGTCGATGGTCGTCACGGCCTCCAGCGGCTTGTCCTGGGCGCCGCTGTAGGTGAGGGCCAGGTCGTATGAGGCGACGTCGTAGCCGGGGTTGCCGAGGTACGGGAAGAGACGGTCGCCGACGCCGAGGGGTTCCGCCGGGGCCGCGGCGGCGACGAGGCAGAGGGAGACGGCGGAGGCGAGCAGGGCCGCCTTGCGGTACCGGCGCCTTGCGGAGCGGGTGCGGTGCGCGCGGGTGTCGGGCTCGACGCGGGGACGGGGGTGGTACGGGGAGGTCTCGGGCTGGGTCGGGGGACGGAGGCGGGGGCGGGGACTGAGCGGCATGGACCACCGCTACCAGGGCGGCCCCACCGCACGACGGCGACGCGCGTCCGGCCCACCCGAACGAGTAACCCGGACGCCGTCGTCAGGAGGCGGCGGACCGGGCGTCACCGCCGGGACACGCAGGACGGACGCCACCGCCAGGGCCCGGCGCCGGGCCGAACGGATGCCACGTGCAGGGACCAGGGCCGGCAGGACGGAGGCCGCCATCAGGAACCGGAGCCACACGGGGGACGGACATCATCGCCAGAGACCGGCGCCCAGCCGGACGGATGCCACGACCAGAGACCGGCCGCCGGCGGCCGGGGCCGGGCGGAACGGAGGTCGTCGGCGGAGACCTGCGCGGCGCGGTCCCGTCGGCCGGGGTTCGGGCGTCAGGCGCTTCGGGTTCTCGTCGTCAGGACGCGGGGGTCTGGTGCTGGGCGCGGCTCACGTCGTACACGCCTGGTACGTCCCGCATGGCGCGCATGAGGGACGGGAGGCGGGAGGCGTCGGGGAGTTCGAGGGTGTAGGTGTGGCGCACCCGCTGCTGGCTGGGCGGCTCGACGGTGGCGGAGACGATCTCGGCGCCTTCCAGGGCGATGGCCTCGGTGAGGTCGGCGAGCAGATGGGGGCGGCCGAACGATTCCGCGACCAGGGTGACCCGGCACTCGGCGGTCTCCCCCCAGCGCACGCCGACCTCGGCGCGCCCCAGGCTCTTCATGTGCGCCACCGCGGCGCACCCCGCGCGGTGCACGGTCACCACTCCCCCGCGCACCGCGAAGCCGGTGATCTCGTCGGGCGGTACGGGCGTACAGCACCCGGCGAGCCGTACGGCGGCGCCGGCGCGGTCCGCCAGGACGTCGGCGCGCCGGGAGCGCGGCCCGCCGGCGTCCGCGGGACGCGCGGGCACCGCTCCCGGGCGCGCTCCGGCGGCGCCGGGACTCGCGCTGTCGCCGTCACGGAACGCGGGGGCGGTGCCATGGGCCTCCGGCTCGGCCGCGCCGTCGTCCGTGTGGGTGCCGCCGCCGGGGTGGGTGGCCAGCCAGCGCTGGATGGCGATGCGGGCGGCCGGTGTGTGGGCGTGGTCCAGCCATTCGCGGGAGGGCTCGGAGGCGGGGTCCTGGCCCATCAGGAGCTGGACGGTGTCGCCGTCGCGCAGGACCGTGCTGAGGGTGGCGAGGCGGCCGTTGACCCGGGCGCCGATGCAGGCGTGCGCGTCCTCGCCGTACTGCGCGTAGGCGGCGTCCACGCAGGTGGCGCCCTCGGGCAGGCCGAGGGTGCCGCCGTCGGGGCGGAAGACGGTGATCTCGCGGTCCTGGGCGAGGTCCTCGCGCAGGGTGGACCAGAAGGTGTCGGGGTCGGGAGCGGCCCGCTGCCAGTCGAGGAGGCGGGAGAGCCAGCCGGGGCGGGTGGGGTCGACGCGCTCGCCCTCGGCGGAGGAGGCGTCGTGCGCGGGCGCGTCGGGAGCGGGTGCGTACGGGTTGCCGAGGGCGACGACGCCGGCCTCGGCGACCTTGTGCATCTGGTGGGTGCGGATGAGGACTTCGACGACCCGGGCGGTGGCGGGGGTCCCGCCGGGCGAGTCGGTCCGGCCCTGGGGAAGGGCGACGGCGGTGTGCAGGGACTGGTAGAGGTTGAACTTCGGTACGGCGATGAAGTCCTTGAACTCCGAGACCACCGGCGTCATACAGGTGTGCAGTTCGCCGAGGACGGCGTAACAGTCCGCGTCCTCGTTCACCAGCACCAGCAGGCGGCCGAAGTCCGTACCGCGCAGCCTGCCGCGTTTGCGGGCCACACGGTGGACGGAGACGAAGTGCCGGGGCCGGATGAGCACCTCGGCCGGGATGTCGGCCTCGCGCAGCACCCCGCGCACCACCTCGGCGACCTCGGCGAGCGGGTCGCCGGTGCGGGCGGCGTTCTCCGCGATGAGTTCGCGGGTGCGGGCGTACTCCTCGGGGTGGAGGACGGCGAAGACCAGGTCCTCCAGTTCGGTCTTGAGGGCCTGTACGCCGAGACGTTCGGCGAGCGGGATGAGGACGTCCCGGGTGACCTTGGCGATCCGCGCCTGCTTCTCGGGGCGCATCACGCCGAGGGTGCGCATGTTGTGCAGGCGGTCGGCGAGTTTGATCGACATCACGCGCACGTCGTTGCCGGTGGCGACGAGCATTTTGCGGAAGGTCTCCGGTTCGGCGGCGGCTCCGTAGTCGACCTTCTCCAGTTTCGTGACGCCGTCGACCAGATAACGGACCTCCTCGCCGAACTGTTCCCGCACCTGCTCCAGCGTCACCTCGGTGTCCTCGACCGTGTCGTGCAGCAGTGAGGCCGTCAGTGTCGTGGTCTCGGCGCCGAGTTCGGCGAGGATGAGGGTGACGGCGAGCGGGTGCGTGATGTACGGCTCGCCGCTCTTGCGCGTCTGGCCGCGGTGCGAGGACTCGGCCAGGACGTAGGCGCGGCGCAGGGGTTCGATGTCGGCGTCGGGGTGGTGGGCGCGGTGCGCCTCCACGACATGGCCGATCGCGTCGGGGAGTTTGTCCCGGGTGGCGGAGCCGAGCAGCGCGGCGCGGCCGAGCCTGCGCAGGTCGAGCCGGGGCCGGGCCTTTCTGCGCGTCGCCGCGGGTGCCGCGGACGCGGTGAGCGCCTGCGGCACCGGGGGCACCGCCGGACCAGCGGTCGCGGGGTTCGTGGCCTCCGCACTCATGGGCACCTCCGGCTCGTGGACCGGCGGACGGAGCCCCAGGGCGCACGCGGCTCAGGGTTGGCGACGTTCCCCCGTCCGTGCCGGTGCTTGATGCTACCGAGCCCGCCACCCGTGACCGACCGCCTCCGGCCGAGCGTGAAACGGATCACCCATTCGAGCGATGGAATCGAGGTTTAGGTTTTCGGTCAGCCGGACGACCGGGCGAGCCACTCGGCGTCGATCCCGCCCTCGGCGACGATCACGGCGGGGCCGGTCATCTCGATCTCCCCGTCGGGCCGCTCGGTGATGACCAGGCGTCCGCCGGGCACGTCGACGGTGTACGTCGCCGGGGTGCCGGTGACGGCCGGGTCAATGCCGTCCCGGCGGGCGGCGGCCACGGCGACGGCGCACGCGCCCGTGCCGCACGAGCGGGTCTCGCCGGAGCCGCGCTCGTGCACGCGCATGGCGACGTGGCGGGGGCCGCGGTCGACGACGAACTCGACGTTCACGCCGTCCGGGTAGGCGGACGCCGGGCTGACCGGCGGCGCGGTGTGCAGGTCGCCGGCGTGCGCCAGGTCGGCCACGAAGGCCACCGCGTGCGGGTTGCCCATGTTGACGTTGCGCGCGGGCCAGCTGCGCTCGCCGACGGCCACCGTGACGTCCCCTTCGGGCAGGCGGGCGCGGCCCATGCCGACGGTGACGTCACCGTCCTTCGCGATGTGGACGGTCCTCACGCCCGCGCGCGTGGCGATCGCGAGGTCGCCTTCGGCCACATGCCCGGCGTGCTGAAGATAGCGCGCGAACACACGTACGCCATTGCCGCACATCTCGG comes from Streptomyces sp. SCL15-4 and encodes:
- the hflX gene encoding GTPase HflX — its product is MTSSSSPSQDTKRLAHAYPEGLRADALMEEDVAWSHEIDGERDGDQFDRSERAALRRVVGLSTELEDVTEVEYRQLRLERVVLVGVWTTGTARDAENSLAELAALAETAGALVLDGVIQRRDKPDAATYIGSGKAAELRDVVLETGADTVICDGELSPGQLIQLEDVTKVKVIDRTALILDIFAQHAKSREGKAQVALAQMQYMLPRLRGWGQSLSRQMGGGRGGLATRGPGETKIETDRRRIREKMAKMRREIAEMKTGREVKRQERRRNKVPSVAIAGYTNAGKSSLLNRLTGAGVLVENALFATLDPTVRRAETPSGRLYTLADTVGFVRHLPHHLVEAFRSTMEEVGDSDLILHVVDGSHPTPEEQLAAVREVIRDVGATDVPEIVVINKADAADPLVLQRLLRVEKRSIAVSARTGQGIAELLALIDDELPRPAVETTALVPYTHGKLVARAHAEGEVISEEHTAEGTLLKVRVHEELAADLAPYTPVSA
- a CDS encoding M1 family metallopeptidase, whose translation is MPLSPRPRLRPPTQPETSPYHPRPRVEPDTRAHRTRSARRRYRKAALLASAVSLCLVAAAAPAEPLGVGDRLFPYLGNPGYDVASYDLALTYSGAQDKPLEAVTTIDAWTTADLERVNLDFTHGTVRSVEVDGLPAGFTSAGEDLVVTPHHPLTEGRWFRITVRHTSDPVYGKDEQGGWVRTADGLAMANQADAAHLVFPSNDHPSDKAMFTFRVTAPNAYTVVANGLPGGADRDGPTTTWTYRTRHPMATELAQVSIGRSAVVRREGPHGLPLRDVVPATDREKLEPWLAKTPGQIAWMESKIGQYPFETYGVLMAQASTGFELETQTLSLFEKSLFTEPGYPKWYLESIMVHELSHQWFGDSVTPRAWSDVWLNEGHATWYEALYSEETANRPMEARMKAAYGASDRWREAGGPPARPKPPAPGQKIDLFRPNVYDGAALILYALRQEIGRPAFERLERLWVREHRDATATTGDFVRLASAVAGRDLGDFLRPWLYDRKTPPMPGHPDWKPTAAAKAAEPHLRR
- a CDS encoding RelA/SpoT family protein, translated to MSAEATNPATAGPAVPPVPQALTASAAPAATRRKARPRLDLRRLGRAALLGSATRDKLPDAIGHVVEAHRAHHPDADIEPLRRAYVLAESSHRGQTRKSGEPYITHPLAVTLILAELGAETTTLTASLLHDTVEDTEVTLEQVREQFGEEVRYLVDGVTKLEKVDYGAAAEPETFRKMLVATGNDVRVMSIKLADRLHNMRTLGVMRPEKQARIAKVTRDVLIPLAERLGVQALKTELEDLVFAVLHPEEYARTRELIAENAARTGDPLAEVAEVVRGVLREADIPAEVLIRPRHFVSVHRVARKRGRLRGTDFGRLLVLVNEDADCYAVLGELHTCMTPVVSEFKDFIAVPKFNLYQSLHTAVALPQGRTDSPGGTPATARVVEVLIRTHQMHKVAEAGVVALGNPYAPAPDAPAHDASSAEGERVDPTRPGWLSRLLDWQRAAPDPDTFWSTLREDLAQDREITVFRPDGGTLGLPEGATCVDAAYAQYGEDAHACIGARVNGRLATLSTVLRDGDTVQLLMGQDPASEPSREWLDHAHTPAARIAIQRWLATHPGGGTHTDDGAAEPEAHGTAPAFRDGDSASPGAAGARPGAVPARPADAGGPRSRRADVLADRAGAAVRLAGCCTPVPPDEITGFAVRGGVVTVHRAGCAAVAHMKSLGRAEVGVRWGETAECRVTLVAESFGRPHLLADLTEAIALEGAEIVSATVEPPSQQRVRHTYTLELPDASRLPSLMRAMRDVPGVYDVSRAQHQTPAS
- the dapF gene encoding diaminopimelate epimerase, whose product is MSTRIAFLKGHGTENDFVIVPDPENALDLSPAAVAALCDRRAGIGGDGVLHVVRSAAHPEARAMAGEAEWFMDYRNGDGSVAEMCGNGVRVFARYLQHAGHVAEGDLAIATRAGVRTVHIAKDGDVTVGMGRARLPEGDVTVAVGERSWPARNVNMGNPHAVAFVADLAHAGDLHTAPPVSPASAYPDGVNVEFVVDRGPRHVAMRVHERGSGETRSCGTGACAVAVAAARRDGIDPAVTGTPATYTVDVPGGRLVITERPDGEIEMTGPAVIVAEGGIDAEWLARSSG